The following DNA comes from Methanomassiliicoccales archaeon LGM-DZ1.
AGCGCAGATGGCCTCCAGGATCACCGAGATCTACGGCTGGAAGGAGGAGGACCTGCTGGCAGGGTCCCAGCAGACCACGCTGCTGGAAGGCGGGTCTTCGCCGGAGAAGCCGAAGAAAGTGTCCAAAGGCAGCGCCAAAGAGAAGGCCGGCGGCGGGAAGACGGCATCGCTCGACAGTTTCTTCAGCTGACGGCATCAATAATCTTTTGACAGCAGGAAGTCCTTCAGCAGAACGCATCTGATGCCGATGAGCACCTTGGCAACGGAACTGCCGATGAACGGCATGATGCGTTCGGCATAAAGAGGGCGCGGAATCTTGTTCGCTATTTCCTGATATCAGGAAATACATGCTGAAAACTTACTGTGTTTCCTGAATTCGGGAAATCATTGAACCAGAACCCTGCGGCTTTGCGACAACGCCGGCAGCCAGGCGGTTCCGGATTCATCAATAATCCTTGGATGCCGGGAACTCCCCGAACGTCGTGAACGTGATTCTTCATGCATCTTTCCCAGAACAACAGTCCCGCAGGCATGATTCACTCCGGAAGACGGCATCGCGGCAGCCATTTCATGATCAAGATTGCCGCAGCTGCGGAATATGCCAGACAAGCATTCCGAGCGTCAGCCTGCGACACTGCTTCACTTTACCTCCGGAAACGTGCGAATCCACCACATCCCCAGCGATACGCTCCAGTTCGGGAGTTACCGTGCGGTAATTCGCCATATAGCGCAATAACGAACCTAACGCCTCTTCGCGGGTCTGGACTGTCTCGGTACGGCTTGAATAGAACTTCATCTTGGGAGAACGGCCTCTCATTCTGAGGAACTCGTAAGGGTAGTGGGTATCGTATCCGCAGAAAGAACAGTCGAGCCCCAGCCTCGACCACACTTCCAAGGGCATCCACGGAACCGGATCGGCAGACGATACGTAGACGCACCATCCGCCCGAGAAGCACTCCATACGCAGGATTGACGCCGGGTCATTGAGCGCGGGGCATAGCGATGAGAAAACGACATCGTACGGCTCCGACGGCTTCATGTCTTCCCATGAAACTGTTTCCCCCGAAACATTTGAAATGCGCAATCTGGCACATTCAGCCTTCAAACGCTCTATCATCCCAGGGCTGGCATCAGTGCAGTGCACCGAGCGGACCGAAGGAGAGAAAAGGATATCGTACAGGCCCGGACCGCACCCGATGTCAAGCACCTCGGATTCGGGACCGAGGATACCGTCTGATATCAGGTCTTTCGCGATTTCATCTCTGATCGAGGCATACTCGATGCCCTTGTAGTTCTTCGAGGAACGTTCCCAATTCTCATTGATTCTCTTCTCGTCGAGCCCCTCGACGAAGAACGGATGGCGCAGCCTGTCGTGCTCCCAGTCGGCAAGGAGATCTTGCTCAGATGCCCATGTTTTGTTTTCGAGATACGCCGTCAAAGGACGATCACCCTGGGGCGACCGTAATTGCGGTCGATGATGACATCGACGCCGTAGACCTCCTTTACGATCTTGGGAGTTATCACATCTTCAGTCTTCCCGGCTGCGACTATGACCCCTCCGTCCAAAATCACCGCCTTATCGCAATATCTCATGGCAAGATCCAGGTCATGGATAATGGCGATGGCTCCGATTCCCCTGCTCCCGACAAGGTCCTTAACAGTGTTCATGACCTCCAGCTGGTACTTCACATCAAGATTGCTGGTAGGCTCATCGAGAAGAAGAATATCGGCCTCCTGCGCAATAGCACGCGCCATTAGGACTCTCTGGGTCTGTCCGCTGCTGAGGCTGCTGAAATCTTCTGCAGCTAGGTCCTTGACGTTCATTTCCTCCATGGCGGCCCAGGCTATGTCCCTGTCTTTCTGCCCGTACTCCCACTTGATATGAGGGCGGCGGCCCATGAGAACAACTTCGTAGACAGTAGGCGCAGTCATGGAGTCGACCTTGTTCTGAGGGACATAGCCCATGCGCCTGGCCATCTCCAGCCTGGGCAGGGACCGGACATCCTCTCCGTCCAGAAGGACATGCCCCTGCTGCGGCTCCAGTATGCAGTTGATGCAGCGCATCATGGTTGTCTTCCCAGAACCATTGGGGCCCAATATCCCCAATATTTCAGAAGGATCGAGTTCCAGATCTACGCCTTTCAGCACCGGCTTGCTACCGTAACTGAATTCCACGCTGTCCATCCGCAGACGCATACCTGGTTATGCTTTTTTTCTTATTTCATATTTCATCAGTGTTACTTTTATATGTATTAATAATACAGTGATTATGAATTCAAAACTTATCGCAGTCACTGCCGTCGCCGTGATAATCGTCGCATCGGCGGCAGCGGCCATCATCGTATTGAATGACGATGATGATGAGAAAAAGGATTACAAGATCGATACCAAGCTCGAAGTCTACGGAAATGCGGACGGAGATGATGATGTCGACTCTGATGATGCCGACCTCATCCAGCAATGGATCGATGCGGTAAACTCCGATGACAATGACAAGCAGACAGAACTGAAACAGATGATTAACCTCGATTTCGCAGATGCAGACAATAACGGGACCATCGATTCCAAGGATGTCGAGCAGACAAAAGCGATCGCAAACGGAGAGGCCACCCACCTGTGGTTTCAGGATGGCATCCAGAAAGATCGTGATATGGACATCGGAGACAGCATCCAGAAGGTCGGATGCGAATACTTCACAGGCGTCGAGACCATGCTCATCCTCGGCCTGGCGGACAAGATTGCCGCAGTCGATTTCGCTCCGTGGCAGTACCTGGATTTCTATTTCACCGATGACCAGAAGAAGAATATCTCGAACCTCAACAACATGAACGAGCCCGACTATGATGCCGTGAACAAGCTAAACCTCGATGTGCTGCTAATCTTCTCATCGACAGCCAACTATGAAGCGAAGCAGGACAAATTGGTTGGAACGGATGTCCTCTACCTGGGACTGTACAACCCGGACATCATCAACACGCAGAGCTCCTCATTCATACAGGGCATCCTGAAGGCAGGGTACATCTTCGGAGCTGTCGACAAGGCCAGAGCCTACACGCAATGGATCCTGGAATACAGGGACAAAATGCTGAGCATAGAGGAATCCATCCCCGAAGCTGACAAGCCTGTAGTGCTCATGTCCAACTACACGCAGAGCTATTTCTGCACCGGCGCTGGAGACCAGGTCCCGGCATACACTCAGAACGACCCCCTGGGACAGGCAGTCATTCTGGCCGGAGGGATCAACATACACGAGAAACTGGGAACGGACTACGGTTCGAAATACTCTGTCAAAATCAACCTGGACAGCCTGTTCACAGAAGCAGGAACCGTAGATTACATCTGCCTTCATAATGTGAAGTACACATACGGCGGAATGACAATGGCCAGCACTCCTGCCCACGGCTATCTCCAGGATGACGATACCGAGTTCAGGAACGCCATCGACATTGCGCTGGGACAGTCGTTTGTCACCACTGAGACCGTTGCGATGATGGCCGGCGATTTCAGGAACGGATGCACGGGAGGTGTGCTGCTCGCAGCCTATCTCGGGAATCTGATCAACCCCGAACAGTATTCCAGCATCGACCCCGTTGATATGCACAACGAATATGTCAAATTCCTCGGAATAGAGGGATATGACGTCGGAGAACACGGAGTGTTCTTCGAATACGGGAAGAACCCAACCTCCTGATCGGAGAACGCTGCACCGCGGAGTGTTGATCGATGCTGTCAGAGAAGCTGTTCGGAAAGCCCGAGACCGATGCGGAAAGAGAGAGCATCAGGCTCGGGCGCAGAAAACGGCTGCTTTACATACTCATTGTGACAGCAGCCATGCTGCTGCTGTCTGCATACTCCGTGACAGTGTCATCTTCCGGCATAACAGCATCTGAGGTCTACCAGGTATTCATCAACAAGATATGGCCGGGCGACGATCCGTTCGATATCGAATGGAGGCGGCAGGAGATAATCTGGAGGGTGTATTATCCCCGCGTCCTGATTGCCATGTGCGTAGGCGGCACTCTTGCAATCGGCGGAGCCATCGTGCAGACCATTCTCAAGAACCCCCTTGCCACACCTTACACCCTCGGCATCTCATCCAGCGCCGCTTTCGGTGCCGGCATAGCCATTATTTTGGGACTGAACATCGCCAATGATGGCATCTATGGGATAATGGTCAATGCATTCATATTCTCCCTGATCCCGGCAGGCGTCATTCTGGCCGTCAGTTTCCTAAAGAATGTGAACGCGACCACCCTGATACTCATCGGCATCTGCATCTCCTACACTTTCAGCGCCGCCAATACGCTGATGCAATACTTCGGCGATGCCGATGCTGTCAAACAGGCCATGTTCTGGACCGTGGGCGACCTAGACAACGTCGTCATCGGTCAGGTCAAATACGTCTTTGCGGACCTCCTGTTCGCCGTGATCGCCTCGATGCTGCTTGTGAATAACATCAATGTGATGAGG
Coding sequences within:
- a CDS encoding class I SAM-dependent methyltransferase, coding for MTAYLENKTWASEQDLLADWEHDRLRHPFFVEGLDEKRINENWERSSKNYKGIEYASIRDEIAKDLISDGILGPESEVLDIGCGPGLYDILFSPSVRSVHCTDASPGMIERLKAECARLRISNVSGETVSWEDMKPSEPYDVVFSSLCPALNDPASILRMECFSGGWCVYVSSADPVPWMPLEVWSRLGLDCSFCGYDTHYPYEFLRMRGRSPKMKFYSSRTETVQTREEALGSLLRYMANYRTVTPELERIAGDVVDSHVSGGKVKQCRRLTLGMLVWHIPQLRQS
- a CDS encoding ABC transporter ATP-binding protein; its protein translation is MDSVEFSYGSKPVLKGVDLELDPSEILGILGPNGSGKTTMMRCINCILEPQQGHVLLDGEDVRSLPRLEMARRMGYVPQNKVDSMTAPTVYEVVLMGRRPHIKWEYGQKDRDIAWAAMEEMNVKDLAAEDFSSLSSGQTQRVLMARAIAQEADILLLDEPTSNLDVKYQLEVMNTVKDLVGSRGIGAIAIIHDLDLAMRYCDKAVILDGGVIVAAGKTEDVITPKIVKEVYGVDVIIDRNYGRPRVIVL
- a CDS encoding iron ABC transporter permease, with protein sequence MLSEKLFGKPETDAERESIRLGRRKRLLYILIVTAAMLLLSAYSVTVSSSGITASEVYQVFINKIWPGDDPFDIEWRRQEIIWRVYYPRVLIAMCVGGTLAIGGAIVQTILKNPLATPYTLGISSSAAFGAGIAIILGLNIANDGIYGIMVNAFIFSLIPAGVILAVSFLKNVNATTLILIGICISYTFSAANTLMQYFGDADAVKQAMFWTVGDLDNVVIGQVKYVFADLLFAVIASMLLVNNINVMRMGDDTATSLGINVTRVRLESIILACLITAIDVSIVGAIGFVCLLAPQISRIFVGNDMKYLIPASMVTGSLILVLADYIAKTVIRPIMLPVGAITAVVGAPVLIYLLIRNRSRTIG